One genomic region from Ochotona princeps isolate mOchPri1 chromosome 5, mOchPri1.hap1, whole genome shotgun sequence encodes:
- the ARL4C gene encoding ADP-ribosylation factor-like protein 4C, with product MGNISSNISAFQSLHIVMLGLDSAGKTTVLYRLKFNEFVNTVPTIGFNTEKIKLSNGTAKGISCHFWDVGGQEKLRPLWKSYSRCTDGIIYVVDSVDVDRLEEAKTELHKVTKFAENQGTPLLVIANKQDLPKSLPVAEIEKQLALHELIPATTYHVQPACAIIGEGLTEGMDKLYEMILKRRKSLKQKKKR from the coding sequence ATGGGCAACATCTCCTCCAACATCTCGGCCTTCCAGTCGCTGCACATCGTCATGCTGGGCTTAGACTCGGCCGGCAAGACCACGGTGCTGTACCGGCTCAAGTTCAACGAGTTTGTGAACACGGTGCCCACCATCGGCTTCAACACCGAGAAGATCAAGCTGAGCAACGGCACTGCCAAGGGCATAAGCTGCCACTTCTGGGACGTGGGCGGCCAGGAGAAGCTGCGGCCGCTGTGGAAGTCCTACAGCCGCTGCACGGACGGCATCATCTACGTGGTGGACTCGGTGGACGTGGACCGGCTGGAGGAAGCCAAGACCGAGCTGCACAAGGTGACCAAGTTCGCGGAGAACCAGGGCACGCCGCTGCTGGTCATCGCCAACAAGCAGGACCTGCCCAAGTCGCTGCCGGTAGCTGAGATCGAGAAGCAGCTGGCGCTGCACGAGCTCATCCCGGCCACCACCTACCACGTCCAGCCGGCCTGCGCCATCATCGGCGAGGGCCTCACCGAGGGCATGGACAAGCTCTACGAGATGATCCTCAAACGCAGGAAGTCcctgaagcagaagaagaagcggTAA